From a region of the Tenggerimyces flavus genome:
- the map gene encoding type I methionyl aminopeptidase, translated as MVDLKSAAQIAKMRESGRVVATALQACKDAAKVGVSLRELDEVARRVLKDAGATSSFLDYHPRWAPTPFPGVICASVNDVVVHGIPGEYELRDGDLLGIDFGAELAGYHGDSAISFVVGAAAQADLELIAKAEEALAAGIARAKPGGRLGDISHAIGTIGRAAGYGLPAGFGGHGIGRAMHEDPSVPNEGRAGRGLKLKPGLVIAIEPMFMAGGRDHFRMADDGWSMVTGDGSRAAHVEHTVAITADGPQILTLP; from the coding sequence ATGGTCGACCTGAAGTCTGCCGCCCAGATCGCCAAGATGCGCGAGTCCGGCCGGGTCGTGGCGACCGCGCTCCAGGCGTGCAAGGACGCGGCGAAGGTCGGCGTCTCCCTCCGCGAGCTCGACGAGGTCGCGCGGCGGGTCCTCAAGGACGCCGGGGCGACGTCGAGCTTCCTCGACTACCACCCACGCTGGGCACCGACCCCGTTCCCCGGCGTGATCTGCGCGTCGGTCAACGACGTCGTCGTGCACGGGATTCCCGGCGAGTACGAACTGCGCGACGGCGACCTGCTCGGCATCGACTTCGGTGCCGAGTTGGCCGGGTACCACGGCGACTCGGCGATCAGCTTCGTCGTCGGCGCGGCCGCACAAGCCGACCTCGAGCTGATCGCGAAGGCCGAAGAGGCACTCGCCGCCGGCATCGCAAGAGCAAAGCCAGGCGGACGGCTTGGCGACATCTCGCACGCGATCGGCACGATCGGGCGGGCGGCCGGGTACGGGCTGCCGGCTGGCTTTGGCGGCCACGGCATCGGGCGCGCGATGCACGAGGATCCGTCCGTACCGAACGAAGGCCGCGCCGGCCGCGGCCTCAAGCTCAAGCCAGGCTTGGTGATCGCGATCGAGCCGATGTTCATGGCCGGCGGCCGAGACCACTTCCGGATGGCCGACGACGGCTGGTCGATGGTGACCGGCGACGGCTCTCGCGCCGCCCACGTCGAGCACACCGTGGCGATCACCGCCGACGGCCCACAGATCCTGACGCTGCCATAG
- a CDS encoding aldo/keto reductase → MEYTHLGRTGLLVSKLCLGTMNFGPVTPEEESHAILDAALDAGVNFADTANVYGWENRGLTEEIIGRWFAADKSRRDRTVIATKVYGAMNDRPDAKGVSAYNIVRHAEDSLRRLQTDRIDLYQMHHIDRDTPWDEVWQAMETLVTQGKVLYVGSSNFAGWNLAQASETAKRRNFLGLVSEQSLYNLVERSIELEVLPAAREYGIGVIPWSPLHGGVLGGILAKADKSRSTGGRAATYVEEHRDQIQSFEDLAAELGETAANLALAWLLHQPGVTAPIIGPRTMEQLTTALRVPEIKLDDKVLERLDELFPGPGGQAPEAYAW, encoded by the coding sequence ATGGAGTACACGCATCTGGGCCGCACCGGCCTGCTCGTCAGCAAGCTCTGTCTCGGCACCATGAACTTCGGCCCGGTCACGCCGGAAGAGGAGTCGCACGCGATCCTCGACGCGGCGCTCGACGCGGGCGTCAACTTCGCCGACACCGCGAACGTGTACGGCTGGGAGAACCGAGGCCTCACCGAGGAGATCATCGGCCGCTGGTTCGCCGCCGACAAGTCGCGCCGCGACCGTACGGTGATCGCCACCAAAGTCTACGGCGCCATGAACGACCGCCCCGACGCGAAGGGCGTGTCCGCGTACAACATCGTCCGCCACGCCGAGGACTCGCTCCGCCGGCTGCAGACCGACCGGATCGACCTGTACCAGATGCACCACATCGACCGGGATACTCCCTGGGACGAGGTCTGGCAGGCGATGGAAACGCTCGTGACGCAGGGCAAGGTGCTCTACGTCGGGTCGAGCAACTTCGCCGGCTGGAACCTGGCGCAGGCCTCGGAGACCGCGAAGCGGCGCAACTTCCTCGGCCTGGTGTCGGAGCAGTCGCTCTACAACCTGGTCGAACGGTCCATCGAGCTCGAGGTGCTGCCCGCGGCCCGCGAGTATGGGATCGGTGTCATCCCGTGGTCCCCGCTGCACGGCGGCGTGCTCGGCGGCATCCTCGCGAAGGCGGACAAGAGCCGCTCGACCGGCGGCCGCGCGGCGACGTACGTCGAGGAGCACCGCGACCAGATCCAGTCGTTCGAGGACCTCGCCGCGGAGCTGGGCGAGACCGCCGCGAACCTCGCCCTGGCGTGGCTGCTGCACCAGCCCGGCGTGACCGCGCCGATCATCGGGCCGCGCACGATGGAGCAGCTCACGACCGCGCTCCGCGTTCCGGAGATCAAGCTCGACGACAAGGTGCTCGAGCGGCTGGACGAGCTGTTCCCCGGCCCGGGCGGACAGGCGCCCGAGGCCTACGCCTGGTAG
- a CDS encoding TIGR03086 family metal-binding protein: MSLPELMRTAAEAANDVVQGVRPDQLSLPTPCADWDVRALINHLLTTSGHMSELVARKQPVDLAALMETDFMTGDWAKDYAVQVDKAAAAWALPGATEGEFAMHGPPYPAEALAGMFLSELVTHGWDLARATGQTLRVSDELAAAVLELNAGMAPEGRTQGLFGEPVTLKEGASTLETAVAIAGRDPR, encoded by the coding sequence ATGAGTTTGCCCGAGCTGATGCGAACGGCCGCCGAGGCGGCGAACGACGTCGTACAAGGCGTTCGCCCTGACCAGCTGTCGTTGCCCACGCCGTGCGCCGACTGGGACGTCCGCGCGCTCATCAACCACCTGCTCACCACGTCGGGGCACATGTCGGAGCTCGTCGCCCGCAAGCAACCCGTCGATCTCGCCGCGTTGATGGAGACCGACTTCATGACCGGCGACTGGGCCAAGGACTACGCGGTCCAGGTCGACAAGGCGGCCGCGGCCTGGGCGCTACCCGGGGCGACCGAGGGGGAGTTCGCGATGCACGGCCCGCCGTACCCCGCCGAGGCGTTGGCCGGGATGTTCCTGAGCGAGCTCGTCACCCACGGCTGGGACCTCGCCCGCGCGACCGGCCAGACGCTGCGAGTCTCGGACGAACTGGCCGCCGCCGTGCTCGAGCTCAACGCCGGCATGGCTCCCGAGGGACGTACGCAGGGCCTGTTCGGCGAGCCCGTCACGCTGAAAGAAGGCGCCTCGACGCTCGAGACGGCCGTGGCGATCGCCGGTCGCGACCCCCGGTAG
- a CDS encoding cupin domain-containing protein, whose translation MRVRPDDVATMTFDWGSTKWFVTPRLIPGASQSLGEVIVNPGRGHARHNHPTAEEVIYVISGEGLQMVDDGEPFPIKEGDAVHVPMAAFHSTLNTTWRPLRLIVTYVPGGEEAALEQTPDFRLIEAASVQEWERAQ comes from the coding sequence ATGCGAGTGCGTCCGGACGACGTGGCGACGATGACGTTCGACTGGGGATCGACCAAGTGGTTCGTCACCCCACGGCTGATTCCGGGCGCCTCGCAGTCTCTCGGCGAGGTGATCGTCAACCCCGGCCGCGGGCACGCGCGGCACAACCATCCGACGGCGGAGGAGGTCATCTACGTGATCTCCGGTGAGGGCCTGCAGATGGTCGACGACGGCGAGCCGTTCCCGATCAAGGAGGGCGACGCCGTCCACGTTCCGATGGCGGCGTTCCACTCCACGCTCAACACGACCTGGCGCCCGCTCCGGCTGATCGTCACGTACGTGCCCGGCGGCGAGGAGGCAGCGCTCGAGCAGACGCCCGACTTCCGGCTGATCGAGGCGGCGTCGGTCCAGGAGTGGGAACGCGCTCAGTGA
- a CDS encoding NUDIX domain-containing protein — MKRALVWMWRRLRPFQWRILWIMNATFMVGVSGVIRNEQGQVLLLKHRLWAARGGDWGVPTGYAKRRERLEDTVVREVREETGLEVRTGSLIRVRSGFKFRVEVAYEAHVVGGTLKLDPFEIVDAKWFDPSDLPEGTRQAHRTLIHH, encoded by the coding sequence GTGAAGCGCGCGCTGGTCTGGATGTGGAGACGACTCCGTCCGTTCCAGTGGCGCATCCTGTGGATCATGAACGCGACCTTCATGGTCGGCGTCTCCGGCGTGATCCGCAACGAGCAGGGCCAGGTCCTGCTGCTCAAGCACCGTCTCTGGGCGGCGCGCGGCGGTGACTGGGGCGTGCCGACGGGCTACGCCAAGAGGCGCGAACGGCTGGAGGACACGGTCGTACGCGAGGTACGCGAGGAGACCGGCCTCGAAGTACGGACGGGCTCGCTGATCCGGGTCCGGAGCGGCTTCAAGTTCCGCGTCGAGGTCGCGTACGAGGCCCACGTCGTCGGCGGCACGCTGAAGCTGGACCCGTTCGAGATCGTCGACGCGAAGTGGTTCGACCCGTCGGACCTACCGGAGGGCACTCGGCAGGCGCACCGGACGCTCATCCATCACTGA
- a CDS encoding helix-turn-helix domain-containing protein yields MVRQPLGPEDHARGARLGEALRLARGDRSMVEVAARAGVSVETLRKIEHGRVPTPAFFTVVALANVLDVPLDRLGQLYALESAGEPRLTA; encoded by the coding sequence ATGGTGCGACAGCCGCTCGGCCCAGAGGACCACGCCAGGGGAGCCCGCCTCGGCGAAGCGCTCCGCCTCGCCCGCGGCGACCGCAGCATGGTCGAAGTCGCCGCGCGCGCCGGTGTCTCGGTCGAGACGCTGCGCAAGATCGAGCACGGCCGCGTCCCGACCCCGGCGTTCTTCACCGTGGTAGCGCTGGCGAACGTGCTGGACGTTCCGCTCGACCGCCTGGGCCAGCTCTACGCCCTCGAGTCAGCAGGAGAGCCCCGCCTCACGGCCTAG
- a CDS encoding helix-turn-helix domain-containing protein has translation MVNLGRGILQPHKAEQSFSVERRDPSAPLVGVVERYWITTWDLRGEQPHRQNVLPHPRINVTFLPGRARIAGVVRGLFTEQLAESGRVIGVMFRPGAFRGYLGAAVSTLTDRFVDIDDHFGPAGVELADRVIAAETGAAIAEIETFLLERQPPADPSVELAAKAVDTVASAPDLLRVDDLAAALALPMRGLQRLFHEYVGVGPKWVIRQYRMHEATDVAATGAAVDWAALAHRLGYSDQAHFVRDFTSRVGMSPTAYARLCAR, from the coding sequence ATGGTCAACCTCGGCCGTGGGATTCTCCAACCGCACAAGGCCGAACAAAGCTTCTCGGTCGAGCGCCGCGACCCGAGCGCACCGCTCGTGGGCGTCGTCGAGCGGTACTGGATCACGACCTGGGACCTGCGGGGCGAGCAGCCGCACCGGCAGAACGTGCTGCCTCATCCGCGCATCAACGTCACGTTCCTCCCAGGCCGCGCGCGGATCGCCGGCGTCGTCCGGGGCCTGTTCACCGAGCAGCTCGCCGAGTCCGGCCGGGTGATCGGCGTGATGTTCCGCCCGGGTGCCTTCCGCGGCTACCTCGGAGCGGCGGTGTCGACTCTCACCGACAGGTTCGTCGACATTGACGACCACTTCGGGCCGGCCGGTGTCGAGCTGGCTGATCGAGTGATCGCCGCGGAGACCGGCGCGGCCATCGCCGAGATCGAGACGTTCCTGCTGGAACGTCAACCGCCGGCTGACCCGTCCGTCGAGCTCGCGGCCAAGGCGGTCGACACCGTCGCCAGCGCACCCGACCTGCTCCGCGTCGACGACCTGGCCGCGGCGCTGGCCCTGCCGATGCGCGGGCTGCAGCGGCTGTTCCACGAGTACGTCGGGGTCGGGCCAAAGTGGGTGATCCGACAGTACCGCATGCACGAGGCGACCGACGTCGCCGCGACCGGCGCGGCAGTGGACTGGGCGGCGCTCGCGCACCGGCTGGGCTACAGCGACCAGGCGCACTTCGTCCGCGACTTCACCAGCCGGGTAGGGATGTCGCCGACCGCGTACGCCCGCCTCTGCGCCCGGTGA